In one Mucilaginibacter ginsenosidivorax genomic region, the following are encoded:
- the dxs gene encoding 1-deoxy-D-xylulose-5-phosphate synthase, which produces MQVPAGDLLSKINYPSDLKQLSEDQLGQVCQELRQYIIDVVSVNGGHFAASLGVVELTVALQYVLNTPYDQLVWDVGHQAYGHKILTGRREEFHTNRIYKGISGFPKRSESEYDTFGVGHSSTSISVALGMAVASQYKGETDRQHVAVIGDGAMTAGMAFEALNHAGIENSNLLVILNDNNMSIDPNVGALKEYLTDITTSKPYNRFRDDIAHVLAKLSAIGPDAFKIAQKLEKSIKGTLLKRSNFFEALKFRYFGPIDGHDVNHLVKVLKDLRDIPGPKILHCVTTKGKGYALAEKDQTKWHAPGLFDKITGEIKKAKYDKPQPPKYQDVFGHSIIELAEQNPKIMGITPAMPSGCSLNLMMKAMPNRAFDVGIAEQHAVTFSAGLATQGLVPFCNIYSSFMQRAYDQVIHDVAIQKLNVVLCLDRAGFAGADGPTHHGAYDLAYMRCIPNMTVSAPMNEEELRNLMYTAQQENMGPFVIRYPRGNGVMVDWQRPFKAIPVGKGRKICDGEDVAILSIGAIGNEAVKAIAALNNEGYYPAHYDMRFVKPLDEALLHEVFRKFDKVITVEDGCLEGGMGSAILEFMADNGYQKTQVKRLGIPDRIVEHGEQPELWAECGFDADGIARQVKNLGAQRNAHTIAS; this is translated from the coding sequence ATGCAGGTACCGGCCGGCGATTTATTATCAAAAATAAATTACCCTTCTGATTTAAAGCAACTTAGTGAAGATCAACTTGGACAGGTTTGCCAGGAGTTGCGCCAGTATATCATCGATGTTGTATCGGTAAATGGCGGCCATTTCGCCGCCAGTCTGGGGGTTGTGGAACTTACAGTTGCATTGCAATACGTTTTGAACACACCTTACGACCAATTAGTTTGGGACGTAGGCCACCAGGCATACGGCCACAAAATACTCACAGGCCGTCGCGAGGAGTTTCATACCAACCGGATTTATAAAGGCATCAGCGGTTTTCCCAAACGATCTGAAAGCGAATATGATACTTTTGGCGTTGGCCACTCATCAACGTCTATATCTGTTGCTTTGGGAATGGCCGTGGCATCGCAGTACAAAGGCGAAACCGACAGACAGCACGTTGCCGTTATTGGCGACGGCGCCATGACGGCTGGTATGGCCTTTGAAGCTTTGAACCATGCAGGTATCGAAAACTCCAACCTGTTGGTAATCCTGAACGACAATAACATGTCTATCGATCCTAATGTAGGCGCTTTGAAGGAATACTTAACGGACATTACTACATCCAAGCCCTACAACCGTTTCCGGGACGATATTGCGCATGTGCTGGCCAAGCTGTCGGCTATTGGCCCGGATGCGTTTAAAATTGCCCAGAAATTAGAAAAAAGCATAAAAGGCACCCTGCTTAAACGAAGCAACTTTTTTGAAGCTTTAAAATTCAGGTATTTTGGACCGATAGACGGCCACGATGTAAACCACCTGGTAAAAGTTTTAAAAGATCTGCGCGATATCCCGGGCCCCAAAATATTACATTGCGTTACCACTAAAGGCAAGGGTTACGCCCTGGCCGAAAAAGACCAAACCAAGTGGCACGCCCCCGGTTTATTTGATAAAATTACCGGCGAGATAAAGAAAGCCAAATACGATAAGCCGCAGCCTCCTAAATACCAGGATGTGTTTGGCCATAGCATTATTGAACTGGCCGAGCAAAATCCTAAAATAATGGGTATTACGCCGGCAATGCCATCGGGCTGTTCGTTAAACCTGATGATGAAGGCTATGCCTAACCGTGCTTTTGACGTGGGCATTGCCGAGCAGCACGCGGTAACTTTCTCGGCCGGTTTGGCAACACAAGGCCTGGTTCCGTTTTGTAATATCTATTCCAGCTTTATGCAAAGGGCGTATGACCAGGTGATACACGATGTGGCCATACAAAAACTTAATGTGGTGCTTTGTCTTGATCGCGCCGGTTTTGCCGGTGCAGATGGCCCAACTCACCACGGCGCTTATGACCTGGCCTATATGCGTTGCATCCCGAACATGACGGTATCGGCACCGATGAACGAGGAAGAACTGCGTAACCTGATGTACACAGCCCAGCAGGAAAACATGGGGCCTTTTGTAATAAGGTATCCCCGTGGTAATGGTGTGATGGTTGACTGGCAACGCCCCTTCAAGGCCATCCCGGTAGGTAAAGGCCGCAAAATTTGCGACGGTGAAGATGTAGCGATACTCTCTATCGGAGCCATCGGGAACGAGGCTGTAAAAGCCATAGCCGCGCTAAATAACGAGGGCTACTATCCTGCTCATTACGATATGCGTTTTGTGAAACCACTTGATGAAGCTTTACTACACGAGGTATTCAGGAAGTTTGATAAAGTGATTACGGTTGAAGACGGTTGCCTTGAAGGCGGGATGGGCAGTGCGATACTGGAATTTATGGCCGATAACGGCTATCAAAAAACCCAGGTAAAACGCTTAGGTATACCTGACAGGATTGTTGAACACGGCGAACAACCCGAACTTTGGGCCGAATGTGGTTTTGATGCCGACGGAATTGCCAGGCAGGTTAAAAACTTAGGCGCCCAGCGCAATGCGCATACTATCGCATCGTAA
- a CDS encoding segregation and condensation protein A: MTDDSFAIHLPQFEGPFDLLLFFIERDELDIHDIPIAKIADDFLNYIHQMTSLNMELASEFIFVAATLMRIKAKMLLPRYEAENAADDTDTKENLIRKLIEYKKFKELCDELRPYEEERFKQEKRGNIKHDLEQIEKVVLPGEELSEISLYKLMMVHERLMRNYLNRSEEVKHTVVQYPYTIEKQKQAVADLLKINKMLDFKALAKESENKVHFVYNFLAVLEMLQQELIDIQIGLGYNNFWISPKEI, encoded by the coding sequence ATGACCGACGACAGCTTTGCCATACATTTACCCCAGTTTGAAGGTCCGTTTGATCTGTTGCTGTTTTTTATTGAACGCGATGAACTGGATATCCACGACATCCCAATTGCCAAAATTGCCGACGATTTTTTGAACTACATTCACCAGATGACCAGCCTGAATATGGAGCTGGCCAGCGAGTTTATATTTGTTGCCGCAACCCTGATGCGCATTAAGGCCAAAATGCTGCTGCCCCGCTACGAGGCCGAAAATGCCGCAGATGATACCGATACCAAGGAAAACCTGATCCGCAAACTGATAGAATACAAAAAGTTTAAGGAACTATGCGACGAACTGCGGCCATATGAGGAAGAGCGTTTTAAACAGGAGAAACGAGGCAACATTAAGCACGACCTGGAGCAGATAGAAAAAGTAGTACTGCCCGGCGAAGAGCTATCTGAAATAAGCCTGTACAAGCTAATGATGGTGCACGAACGCCTCATGCGCAACTACCTTAACCGCAGCGAAGAGGTGAAGCATACCGTAGTGCAGTACCCTTACACTATCGAAAAACAGAAGCAAGCTGTTGCCGACCTGCTTAAGATCAATAAAATGCTCGATTTTAAGGCGCTCGCCAAAGAATCGGAAAATAAGGTCCATTTTGTATACAACTTTTTGGCTGTGCTGGAGATGCTGCAACAGGAACTGATAGACATACAAATCGGCCTGGGCTACAATAACTTTTGGATATCGCCTAAGGAGATATGA
- a CDS encoding YjjG family noncanonical pyrimidine nucleotidase, protein MKNQSEAPVPKSEIKRHIFFDLDHTIWDFDKNAEEALHELYHLHQLERIGLTSAGLFIETYTRNNHQLWAQYHTGQITKDELRDARFKRTFTDLGLHPDLMPVDFEDAYVQLCPTKTNLFPHAHETLTYLQSKYTLHLISNGFKDSTRIKIAGSNLAGYFKNIIISEDVGVNKPDKAIFQHAIDLAGANKKESVMIGDSLEADIYGALGFGMDAIYFNPFNAPKPEDVPVQIGHLKELVGMF, encoded by the coding sequence ATGAAAAATCAATCAGAAGCTCCCGTTCCCAAATCCGAAATTAAAAGGCATATCTTTTTCGATCTTGATCATACCATCTGGGATTTTGATAAAAATGCGGAGGAGGCTTTGCATGAACTTTATCACCTTCACCAGCTGGAACGCATCGGCCTTACTTCTGCCGGTTTGTTTATTGAAACTTATACCCGTAATAACCATCAGCTTTGGGCACAATACCATACCGGGCAAATCACTAAAGATGAACTACGAGATGCACGGTTTAAACGCACCTTTACCGATCTTGGCCTGCACCCCGACCTGATGCCGGTTGATTTTGAGGATGCCTACGTGCAGTTGTGCCCTACAAAAACAAACCTGTTTCCGCACGCCCATGAAACGCTCACTTACCTGCAATCAAAATATACGCTACACCTCATCTCCAACGGTTTTAAAGACTCCACCCGGATAAAAATTGCCGGTAGTAACCTGGCAGGCTATTTTAAAAATATTATCATCTCTGAGGATGTAGGTGTAAACAAACCCGATAAAGCTATATTTCAGCATGCGATAGACCTTGCCGGAGCCAACAAAAAAGAAAGCGTGATGATTGGCGATAGCCTGGAAGCCGATATTTACGGCGCTTTAGGATTTGGCATGGACGCTATTTACTTTAACCCCTTTAATGCGCCAAAGCCGGAAGATGTACCCGTACAGATAGGGCATTTGAAAGAGTTGGTGGGGATGTTTTAA
- the gmd gene encoding GDP-mannose 4,6-dehydratase, protein MKKALITGITGQDGAYLAEFLLKKGYEVHGVKRRSSLLNTDRIDHLYADPHEANVKFKLHYGDLTDSTNLIRLVQEVQPDEIYNLAAQSHVKVSFDTPEYTANADGIGTLRILEAVRLLDLTKKTKIYQASTSELYGLVQAVPQSETTPFYPRSPYAVAKMYAYWIIVNYREAYGMYACNGILFNHESPIRGETFVTRKITRAASKIALGLQDCLYVGNLSAQRDWGHAKDYIEAMWLMLQQDKAEDFVIATGVTTTVRDFIKMAFNELGIEVEFSGRDKYERGVIIDIDEQRAFELGLNLDFLRFGQTVVKVDPSYFRPTEVDLLIGDATKAFEKLGWKPKYDLQALVTDMIQADLHLVKKDEYLKKGGFATLNYFE, encoded by the coding sequence ATGAAAAAAGCTTTAATAACGGGCATTACTGGTCAGGATGGTGCATACTTAGCTGAATTTTTATTAAAAAAGGGCTATGAAGTACATGGCGTAAAAAGGAGATCGTCGTTATTAAACACTGACAGGATTGATCATTTATACGCCGATCCGCATGAAGCTAATGTGAAATTTAAACTTCATTATGGCGACCTTACCGATTCTACCAACCTCATCAGGCTGGTTCAGGAGGTACAACCCGATGAGATTTATAACCTGGCCGCGCAAAGCCACGTTAAGGTAAGCTTTGACACTCCCGAATATACCGCCAATGCTGATGGAATAGGCACACTCCGTATTTTAGAAGCGGTGAGGCTGCTTGATCTTACCAAAAAAACCAAAATATACCAGGCCTCCACATCCGAGCTTTATGGCCTGGTTCAGGCTGTGCCGCAAAGTGAAACTACACCGTTTTATCCAAGATCGCCGTACGCGGTGGCAAAAATGTACGCCTACTGGATAATAGTGAATTATCGCGAAGCTTATGGAATGTATGCCTGCAATGGCATTTTATTTAACCATGAAAGCCCTATCCGGGGCGAAACATTTGTTACCCGTAAAATTACGCGTGCGGCTTCAAAAATTGCATTAGGTTTGCAGGATTGCCTGTATGTGGGCAATCTATCGGCCCAGCGCGATTGGGGGCATGCCAAAGACTATATTGAGGCCATGTGGCTGATGCTGCAACAGGACAAAGCCGAGGATTTTGTTATAGCTACCGGTGTAACCACAACCGTGCGCGATTTTATAAAAATGGCTTTTAACGAGTTAGGCATCGAAGTTGAATTTAGTGGCCGCGATAAGTATGAACGCGGCGTGATTATTGATATTGATGAACAACGTGCTTTTGAACTTGGTTTAAACCTCGATTTTTTAAGATTCGGGCAAACGGTTGTTAAGGTTGACCCCAGCTATTTTAGGCCTACCGAGGTTGACCTGCTAATTGGCGACGCCACAAAAGCGTTTGAAAAATTAGGCTGGAAACCTAAATATGATTTGCAGGCCCTGGTTACCGATATGATACAGGCCGATTTGCATTTGGTAAAAAAGGACGAGTATTTGAAAAAGGGTGGCTTTGCAACATTAAATTATTTTGAATAA
- a CDS encoding DUF3108 domain-containing protein, with amino-acid sequence MKKIVPCSLFFILFYTSGFAQELAKVTEPVFKVGEKLSYKMQYGFFTAAEANIRIEASDKKLPGNAFHLIAEGKTAGTFDIFYKVRNRYDSYVDQNTLLPYFYSEDRHEGKWKHTDKATFDQRDKKVTANKGEFSYKGDSYDFVSAYYFARTIDVSRLKTGDTFDLQYFLEDGFHKMNITYVGTETIKCDMGTFNCLKFNPTIIPGRIFRKDSKLYLWITNDGNRIPVKAHVEVILGSITMELQSASGLKYPLNPIKN; translated from the coding sequence ATGAAAAAAATCGTCCCGTGCTCCTTGTTCTTTATACTGTTTTACACTTCGGGCTTTGCACAGGAACTTGCAAAAGTAACTGAGCCGGTATTTAAAGTAGGCGAAAAACTGAGTTATAAAATGCAGTATGGCTTTTTTACCGCAGCCGAAGCTAATATCAGGATTGAAGCCAGCGATAAAAAATTACCAGGCAACGCCTTTCATTTGATTGCCGAAGGAAAGACAGCCGGTACCTTTGATATATTTTACAAGGTGCGCAACCGTTACGATTCATATGTAGATCAAAATACATTGTTACCTTACTTTTACAGCGAAGACCGGCACGAAGGTAAATGGAAGCATACCGACAAGGCAACTTTTGATCAAAGAGACAAAAAAGTAACCGCTAATAAAGGCGAGTTTTCATACAAAGGCGATTCATATGATTTTGTATCGGCTTATTATTTTGCGCGTACCATTGATGTATCCAGGCTTAAAACAGGCGATACATTTGATTTGCAATATTTTTTGGAAGACGGCTTTCATAAAATGAATATCACTTATGTTGGTACAGAAACTATTAAATGTGATATGGGCACCTTTAACTGTTTGAAATTTAACCCTACAATTATCCCGGGGCGTATTTTTCGTAAGGATAGTAAATTGTACCTTTGGATTACCAATGATGGCAACAGGATACCTGTAAAGGCGCATGTTGAAGTTATTTTAGGCAGTATAACAATGGAGCTACAATCTGCAAGCGGGTTGAAGTATCCGTTAAACCCCATAAAGAATTAA
- a CDS encoding DUF3109 family protein: MIEVGNVLVHEDVVKENFVCNLNKCKGACCLEGDSGAPLNADELDILKEIYPKVKPYLTAKGIKTIEKVGTYVKDFEGDYTTPCVDTNKECAYVIWENGITKCGIEKAYEEGAVTWKKPISCHLYPIRITAYPEFDVLNYDRWSICSPACTFGDELKVRVHEFLKGPLIRKYGAEWYQELENEVAGR; encoded by the coding sequence ATGATTGAGGTAGGTAACGTGTTGGTGCACGAAGATGTAGTTAAAGAAAACTTTGTTTGCAATTTAAACAAATGCAAAGGCGCCTGCTGCCTGGAAGGCGACTCGGGTGCTCCCCTGAATGCCGACGAACTTGATATTTTAAAAGAAATATATCCAAAAGTAAAGCCTTACCTAACGGCCAAGGGTATCAAGACCATCGAAAAGGTGGGTACTTATGTAAAGGATTTTGAAGGTGATTACACCACCCCCTGTGTAGATACCAACAAAGAGTGTGCTTATGTGATTTGGGAAAACGGCATCACTAAATGCGGCATCGAAAAAGCTTATGAAGAGGGGGCTGTTACGTGGAAAAAACCCATCTCTTGCCATTTATACCCCATACGCATTACAGCCTACCCGGAGTTTGATGTGTTAAATTACGACCGTTGGAGCATTTGTAGTCCCGCCTGCACCTTTGGCGACGAATTGAAAGTACGCGTTCACGAATTCTTAAAAGGCCCGCTGATTCGCAAATATGGCGCTGAATGGTACCAGGAATTGGAAAATGAAGTAGCCGGAAGGTAA
- a CDS encoding DUF2480 family protein has protein sequence MDIQENIVNKVAQSGLVTLDPASFYPAGERVIYDIKDNLFHGLMLREKDLRDFIKEHDFTQYQDKNVGITCSADAIVPTWAYMLLANRMAPYAREVVFGNADVLETVLFEKEIAKADLEQYAGQRIVLKGCGDIAVPVSAYVELTKKLTPIVKSIMFGEPCSTVPIYKRKD, from the coding sequence ATGGATATACAGGAAAATATAGTAAATAAAGTAGCCCAAAGCGGCTTGGTTACCTTAGATCCCGCCTCGTTTTACCCTGCAGGCGAACGCGTTATTTACGACATTAAAGATAACCTGTTCCATGGCCTGATGCTGCGCGAAAAAGATTTGCGCGATTTTATAAAAGAACACGATTTTACGCAATACCAGGACAAAAACGTAGGTATTACCTGTAGCGCTGATGCTATTGTGCCAACCTGGGCTTACATGTTACTGGCAAACCGTATGGCACCTTATGCCCGCGAAGTTGTTTTTGGCAATGCGGATGTATTAGAAACAGTTTTGTTTGAAAAAGAGATAGCGAAAGCCGACCTGGAACAATACGCGGGCCAACGTATTGTATTAAAAGGATGCGGAGATATAGCGGTGCCCGTTTCGGCCTATGTGGAGCTTACCAAAAAATTAACACCCATAGTAAAAAGCATTATGTTTGGCGAGCCATGTTCGACGGTACCAATTTATAAGCGTAAGGATTAA
- a CDS encoding DinB family protein, producing MSTVKERRYINAALDSYREKLDTIPDDQFAETPPGGGWSYAEVYSHILQATLGSSIALERCTHGSCPPTKAGVTWEGRLLLLMGMFPPVKVKIPDAVSDKMVAAKISKEDAKNLIIKCRKRMDTTAPLIDGAPAASRYKHPRLGMLNARQWFRFIRIHLEHHLKQLERIKNKLSQA from the coding sequence ATGAGCACCGTAAAAGAACGCCGCTACATTAACGCCGCCCTTGACAGTTACCGCGAAAAACTGGACACCATTCCAGATGATCAGTTTGCCGAAACTCCGCCTGGCGGCGGTTGGTCATACGCCGAGGTTTACAGCCACATATTGCAGGCTACCTTAGGTTCGTCAATAGCATTGGAGCGGTGTACACATGGCAGCTGCCCGCCAACTAAAGCCGGCGTAACCTGGGAAGGGCGCCTGTTATTGTTAATGGGGATGTTTCCGCCGGTAAAAGTTAAAATACCTGATGCTGTTTCTGACAAAATGGTTGCCGCTAAAATAAGCAAAGAAGACGCCAAAAACCTGATCATCAAATGCCGTAAACGAATGGATACCACCGCGCCGCTTATTGACGGGGCCCCGGCTGCAAGCCGTTATAAACATCCGCGGTTGGGCATGCTTAACGCCAGGCAATGGTTCCGGTTTATCCGGATACACCTGGAGCACCATTTAAAACAGCTGGAGCGTATCAAAAATAAATTATCGCAGGCATGA
- a CDS encoding type II toxin-antitoxin system HicB family antitoxin, protein MNSKRNYYVNLYMARPSYCILLTAEQEGGFSVSVPELPGCFTEGETIEEAIDMAKEAIRLYIESFDS, encoded by the coding sequence ATGAATAGTAAAAGAAATTATTATGTAAATTTGTATATGGCGCGACCCTCATACTGTATATTACTAACTGCCGAGCAAGAAGGCGGATTTAGTGTTTCTGTTCCTGAGTTACCTGGTTGTTTTACTGAAGGAGAAACGATTGAAGAAGCCATTGATATGGCTAAAGAAGCAATCAGGTTATACATAGAAAGTTTCGATTCATGA
- a CDS encoding UDP-2,3-diacylglucosamine diphosphatase, whose amino-acid sequence MAKREVDIVVISDVHLGTYGCHSKELLKYLKSIKPKILILNGDIIDIWQFSKSYWPEAHMKVVRRILKFVTEGIPVYYLTGNHDEMLRKFADFDLGSFKLLNKVVLNIDGKKAWIFHGDVFDVTMQHSKWLAKLGAVGYDTLILINSMTNWLLTAIGRQKMSFSQKVKARFKEAVKFINQFEQTAADLAVDKNYQYVICGHIHHAEIRQIENTDKTGSVLYLNSGDWVESLSSLEYQNGNWTIFKYNPEEFNTDADEDDKTDAEDLDAKMDVKNLLDRFRQETE is encoded by the coding sequence ATGGCAAAACGCGAAGTAGATATTGTAGTAATATCCGATGTTCATCTTGGTACTTATGGATGTCATTCAAAAGAATTGCTTAAATATTTAAAAAGCATTAAGCCTAAAATACTTATCCTTAACGGCGATATCATTGACATCTGGCAGTTCAGCAAATCGTATTGGCCCGAGGCGCATATGAAGGTGGTTAGGCGTATATTAAAATTTGTTACCGAGGGCATCCCCGTATACTATCTTACCGGCAACCACGATGAGATGCTGCGTAAATTTGCCGATTTTGACCTCGGTTCCTTCAAACTGCTCAACAAAGTAGTATTAAATATTGATGGCAAAAAAGCCTGGATTTTTCATGGCGATGTTTTTGATGTTACCATGCAGCACTCCAAATGGCTGGCCAAACTGGGCGCCGTAGGCTACGATACCCTGATACTTATTAACAGCATGACCAATTGGTTATTAACCGCTATTGGCCGTCAGAAAATGAGTTTCTCGCAAAAGGTGAAAGCCCGCTTTAAGGAGGCTGTAAAGTTTATAAACCAATTTGAGCAAACCGCCGCCGACCTTGCTGTTGATAAAAACTACCAGTATGTAATTTGCGGACATATTCACCATGCCGAGATCAGGCAGATAGAAAATACCGATAAAACGGGGTCTGTACTGTACCTTAACTCGGGCGATTGGGTTGAAAGCCTATCCTCACTTGAATACCAGAACGGCAACTGGACTATCTTCAAATACAATCCTGAAGAGTTTAACACCGATGCCGACGAGGATGACAAAACCGATGCCGAAGACCTTGATGCCAAAATGGATGTTAAAAATTTGTTAGACAGGTTTAGACAGGAAACTGAGTAG
- a CDS encoding peptidylprolyl isomerase: MGIMGFLRERMGKILAIFIGVALFAFIVSEVVRSGGSFFKDDRNELAEVNGEKVQLDEFNKKLDQNTNQFRQQSGQSISPQILNYVQETTWNQVISELLLNKEIEKLGLTVGDDEAAAMVTGNNPDQQITRVPQFADQQTGQFDKNKLNQYLSFISSAKADTAAKHQWGEFLKQVFEAKQKTKYMAIVTNGLYVNSLEANDDYQAKNKLVSFKYATLDYASIPDAKVTLTDADYSAYYDAHKAEFKNQQETRSFDYVAFNGSPSKEDSAAIKAEVNKLVDSIKVSTNDSLFVQINSETKTPLVFQKKGAFEPKLDTLMFNAAKGFVYGPYVSNGSYKIAKLSDVKTTFDSVRTRHILINPQIEGGIEKARAKADSLKKLIEGGRPFTDFVANFSTDKGSAVKGGEIPSFDVNGLMAGGQGQITAEYANAAFKASKGSLIVVTSQFGVHLIQVEDQKGSVKVIKVAVVDKPIVASSKTQTVAYSKAQGFLAALTKDNFDDEAKKEGVKKLTADDVAGTASGLPGLDNAREVVRWAFKADKGDLADKVFTVGDQYIIPRLTQIKPKGILPLDVVKKQIEPAVRNEVKAKQLNEKFAAALNGSSSIDQVAQKVGTKAVPVQNIVFANPIIPGQAGAEYKVVGSIFGSQPNKLSKPVNGQQGVFVYIVDGFTNPAPLTNNLRQKQQIAQTLIQRADGHVLDALKDNANVKDNRAKLL; this comes from the coding sequence ATGGGTATAATGGGTTTCTTGCGCGAACGGATGGGAAAAATCCTGGCAATCTTTATTGGGGTTGCACTTTTTGCATTCATCGTGAGCGAGGTAGTAAGATCAGGTGGGTCATTTTTTAAAGATGACCGCAACGAACTTGCCGAAGTAAACGGCGAAAAAGTTCAATTAGATGAGTTTAATAAAAAACTCGACCAAAACACAAATCAGTTTAGGCAACAATCGGGGCAAAGTATTTCGCCCCAGATATTAAACTATGTTCAGGAAACTACCTGGAACCAGGTTATAAGCGAACTGCTGCTTAATAAAGAGATTGAGAAATTAGGTTTAACCGTTGGCGATGATGAGGCCGCGGCTATGGTAACCGGTAACAATCCCGATCAGCAGATAACCCGCGTGCCACAGTTTGCCGATCAGCAAACCGGCCAGTTTGATAAAAACAAACTTAACCAGTATTTAAGCTTTATATCATCGGCTAAAGCCGATACTGCTGCTAAACATCAGTGGGGAGAATTCCTGAAACAGGTATTTGAAGCCAAACAAAAAACCAAGTATATGGCTATTGTTACCAATGGCTTGTACGTAAACTCATTAGAGGCTAATGATGATTACCAGGCAAAAAATAAATTAGTTAGCTTTAAATATGCTACACTTGATTACGCGTCTATCCCAGATGCCAAGGTAACTTTAACCGATGCCGATTACAGTGCGTACTATGATGCCCACAAAGCTGAGTTTAAAAACCAGCAGGAAACCAGGTCATTTGATTATGTAGCTTTCAATGGTTCCCCTTCTAAAGAGGATAGCGCTGCTATTAAGGCCGAAGTAAACAAACTGGTTGATAGTATTAAAGTAAGCACCAACGATTCGCTTTTTGTGCAGATTAACTCTGAAACTAAAACCCCGCTTGTATTCCAGAAAAAAGGCGCGTTTGAGCCTAAGTTGGATACTTTGATGTTTAACGCTGCCAAAGGTTTTGTTTATGGCCCTTACGTATCAAACGGAAGCTATAAAATTGCCAAACTGAGCGACGTTAAAACTACCTTCGACTCGGTGCGGACAAGACATATTTTGATTAACCCTCAAATTGAAGGTGGTATCGAAAAAGCGAGAGCTAAAGCAGATTCACTTAAAAAGTTAATTGAAGGCGGCAGGCCGTTTACAGATTTTGTTGCCAATTTCTCTACAGATAAAGGCAGTGCTGTTAAAGGTGGCGAAATACCTTCATTTGATGTTAACGGCTTGATGGCGGGCGGCCAGGGTCAAATAACCGCCGAATATGCCAATGCCGCTTTTAAAGCAAGCAAAGGCAGCCTGATTGTGGTTACCTCGCAATTTGGTGTTCACCTTATACAGGTTGAGGATCAAAAAGGATCGGTAAAAGTAATTAAAGTGGCTGTTGTTGATAAACCAATTGTTGCCAGCAGTAAAACACAAACTGTAGCTTATAGTAAAGCCCAGGGATTTTTAGCTGCTTTAACAAAAGATAATTTTGATGACGAAGCTAAAAAAGAAGGTGTTAAAAAACTTACCGCTGATGATGTTGCCGGCACCGCCTCGGGCCTGCCTGGTTTAGATAATGCCCGCGAAGTTGTAAGATGGGCATTTAAGGCCGACAAAGGCGACCTTGCCGATAAAGTATTTACAGTTGGCGATCAATACATCATCCCTCGTTTAACTCAAATTAAGCCTAAGGGTATTTTACCGCTTGACGTTGTTAAAAAGCAAATTGAACCTGCTGTGCGCAACGAAGTAAAAGCAAAACAACTGAATGAAAAATTCGCGGCTGCGCTGAACGGATCATCATCAATTGATCAGGTAGCTCAAAAGGTAGGTACTAAAGCAGTTCCGGTACAAAATATTGTTTTTGCTAACCCGATTATTCCGGGCCAGGCTGGTGCCGAATACAAAGTTGTGGGTTCTATCTTCGGTTCTCAGCCCAACAAGCTTTCAAAACCGGTTAACGGCCAACAAGGCGTATTTGTTTATATTGTTGATGGGTTTACCAATCCGGCACCGCTTACCAACAACTTAAGGCAAAAACAACAAATAGCGCAAACCTTAATACAACGTGCAGACGGACATGTGTTAGATGCGTTGAAAGATAATGCCAATGTAAAAGATAACAGGGCTAAACTGTTATAA